A single window of Mustela erminea isolate mMusErm1 chromosome 4, mMusErm1.Pri, whole genome shotgun sequence DNA harbors:
- the KIFC1 gene encoding kinesin-like protein KIFC1, with the protein MEPQQRSPLLEVRGNVELKRPLVKAPSRLPLPGTRFKRGPDRMEDALEPEKKRTRGLDTVTKIATSHPRPPALTVRPQTQNQTTVPKVPKKTGPRCSTAIGTVLKKQKPDPAVPAQKPGAAAPPTLGGKKPTKRPAWDLKGQLCDLNAELKCCRERTQTLNQENQQLQDQLKEAQQQARVLGAECRTLEGELARVQAQAEQGQQELGNLRARVLELEEQLGTQQGLVQELQKEQVGLQEERRGLAARLEEQERRLQASEMALSGSQAEVASLRQEAATQATLLVAQGERLHGLEMERRRLHNQLQELKGNIRVFCRVRPVLPGEPTPSPGFLLFPSGPGGSSDPPTRLSVSRSDERRGTLSGTPAPTTRHDFSFDRVFPPGSGQDQVFEEIAMLVQSALDGYPVCIFAYGQTGSGKTFTMEGGPGGDPQVEGLIPRALRHLFSVAQELGGQGWTYSFVASYVEIYNETVRDLLATGTRKGQGSECEIRRAGPGSEELTVTNARYVPVSCEKEVEALLQLARQNRAVARTSQNERSSRSHSVFQLQISGEHAGRGLQCAAPLSLVDLAGSERLDPGLALGPGERERLRETQAINSSLSTLGLVIMALSNKESHVPYRNSKLTYLLQNSLGGSAKMLMFVNISPLEENVSESLNSLRFASKVQLPPSPGTVRTPGWL; encoded by the exons ATGGAGCCACAG CAGAGGTCCCCCTTGTTGGAAGTGAGGGGGAACGTAGAGCTGAAGAGGCCCCTGGTCAAGGCTCCTTCTCGCCTGCCTCTCCCGGGAACCAGGTTTAAGAGGGGACCTGACCGGATGGAGGATGCCTTGGAGCCAGAGAAG AAAAGGACACGAGGACTGGACACAGTGACCAAAATCGCCACGTCACACCCCAGACCACCAGCCCTCACTGTGAGGCCACAGACACAAAACCAGACCACAG TCCCCAAAGTTCCCAAGAAGACAGGACCCCGCTGTTCCACAGCTATAGGCACAG TgttgaagaaacagaaaccagaccCTGCCGTTCCTGCCCAGAAGCCTGGAG CAGCTGCCCCTCCCACGCTGGGAGGGAAGAAACCCACCAAACGTCCAGCCTGGGACTTAAAGGGTCAGTTATGTGACCTAAATGCCGAGCTGAAGTGCTGCCGGGAGAGGACTCAGACACTGAACCAGGAGAACCAGCAACTGCAGGACCAGCTCAAGGAGGCCCAGCAAcaggccagggtcctgggggcaGAGTGCAGGACACTGGAAGGGGAGTTGGCCAGGGTGCAAGCCCAGGCTGAGCAGGGCCAGCAGGAGCTGGGGAACCTCAGGGCCCGTGTCCTGGAGCTGGAAGAGCagctgggcacacagcagggcTTGGTGCAAGAGCTCCAGAAAGAACAAGTGGGATTACAGGAGGAGCGAAGGGGACTGGCTGCCCGGCTGGAGGAGCAGGAG AGGAGGCTGCAGGCGTCGGAAATGGCTCTGTCGGGCAGCCAAGCGGAGGTGGCATCTCTGCGACAGGAGGCTGCCACCCAGGCGACCTTACTGGTGGCACAAGGAGAACGTCTCCATGGGCTAGAGATGGAGCGCCGGCGACTGCACAACCAGCTGCAGGAACTCAAAGGCAATATCCGTGTGTTCTGCCGGGTGCGCCCTGTCCTTCCGGGGGAGCCCACCCCATCCCCGGGCTTCCTCCTGTTTCCCTCTGGCCCCGGTGGGTCCTCGGATCCTCCAACCCGCCTCAGCGTCTCCCGGTCTGACGAGCGTCGTGGGACCCTGAGTGGGACGCCAGCCCCCACCACCCGCCACGACTTCTCCTTTGACCGGGTTTTTCCACCCGGGAGCGGGCAGGACCAAGTGTTTGAGGAGATCGCCATGCTTGTCCAGTCAGCCCTGGATGGCTACCCAGTATGCATCTTTGCCTACGGCCAGACAGGCAGTGGCAAGACCTTCACCATGGAGGGCGGGCCTGGGGGAGACCCCCAGGTGGAGGGCCTGATCCCTCGGGCCCTGCGGCACCTTTTCTCCGTGGCCCAGGAGCTGGGCGGCCAGGGCTGGACCTACAGCTTTGTGGCAAGCTACGTAGAGATCTACAATGAGACTGTCCGAGACCTGCTGGCCACGGGGACCCGGAAGGGCCAGGGCAGTGAGTGTGAGATTCGCCGGGCAGGGCCAGGGAGTGAGGAACTTACTGTCACCAATGCCCGATATGTTCCTGTCTCCTGTGAGAAAGAG GTGGAGGCCCTGCTCCAGCTGGCCCGCCAGAACCGGGCAGTGGCCCGCACGTCCCAAAACGAGCGATCATCACGTAGTCACAGTGTGTTCCAGCTACAGATCTCTGGGGAGCATGCTGGACGAGGCCTGCAGTGTGCGGCTCCCCTCAGCCTTGTGGACCTGGCTGGGAGTGAGCGGTTAGACCCTGGCTTAGCCCTTGGCCCTGGGGAACGGGAACGCCTTCGGGAAACACAAGCCATTAACAGCAGCCTATCCACCCTGGGGCTGGTCATCATGGCCTTGAGTAACAAG GAGTCCCACGTTCCTTACCGGAACAGCAAGCTCACCTACCTGCTGCAGAACTCTCTGGGTGGCAGTGCTAAGAT GCTCATGTTCGTGAACATTTCCCCCCTAGAAGAGAACGTCTCTGAGTCCCTCAACTCCCTACGCTTTGCCTCCAAGGTGCAGTTACCACCAAGCCCAGGCACcgttaggacacctgggtggttgtAG